A portion of the Candidatus Nitrosotenuis aquarius genome contains these proteins:
- a CDS encoding D-2-hydroxyacid dehydrogenase gives MSFSDKVLICDQVDAVLNNTLQKNGLAVTYEPQITPEELAKKIDDYEIVIVRSRTTITKDLIEKATKCKILARVGVGLDNIDTEAAKAKNIRVINAVEGAMNAVAELVIGLMLAMARDIPRADRELRNGNWIKKELMGTELAGKYLGIVGLGNIGKRLARLARALNMNIIGFDVVPIDPEFAKEVGLMKADLDTLLQSADYVSLHVPLLDSTKNLINAQRLASMKKTARIINTSRGGTVDENALYEALKSGNLGGAALDVFEKEPAIGNKLISLPNFIATPHIGAQTKEAQSLAATVIAEKVIQILRGVI, from the coding sequence CCTTGCAAAAAAACGGACTAGCTGTAACATACGAGCCGCAAATCACACCGGAAGAGCTGGCAAAAAAAATAGACGACTATGAGATAGTTATTGTTCGTAGCAGAACCACCATAACAAAAGATCTCATAGAAAAAGCAACAAAATGCAAGATTTTGGCGCGAGTCGGAGTCGGTCTGGATAACATAGACACAGAGGCAGCCAAGGCAAAAAACATCCGAGTCATAAATGCTGTAGAAGGCGCAATGAACGCCGTAGCGGAATTGGTAATTGGCCTGATGCTTGCAATGGCTCGCGACATCCCAAGGGCAGACAGAGAACTGCGCAATGGCAACTGGATAAAAAAAGAACTGATGGGAACAGAACTTGCAGGAAAATATCTCGGTATAGTCGGGTTGGGCAACATTGGAAAAAGGCTGGCAAGGCTGGCACGAGCACTCAACATGAACATAATTGGATTTGATGTAGTGCCAATTGATCCAGAATTTGCAAAAGAGGTAGGCCTGATGAAGGCGGACTTGGACACACTACTCCAAAGCGCAGACTATGTTTCATTGCATGTACCATTACTGGATAGCACGAAAAATCTAATCAATGCACAAAGGCTGGCATCGATGAAAAAGACTGCAAGGATAATCAACACTTCTCGCGGAGGAACCGTGGATGAAAACGCGCTATACGAAGCACTAAAGTCTGGAAACCTTGGCGGGGCAGCACTTGATGTGTTTGAAAAAGAGCCAGCAATAGGCAACAAGCTAATCAGTCTGCCTAACTTTATTGCAACTCCGCACATTGGCGCGCAGACAAAAGAAGCACAATCCCTTGCAGCAACCGTGATTGCAGAAAAAGTAATCCAGATTTTGCGCGGCGTAATCTAG
- a CDS encoding SLC13 family permease, with the protein MDYIPTLAVFGIVYGLIIFRNIRGVSVPIWASMCFGAIAVLATGSTRLDDSISAINVDVILFLLGMFVLVSGLESSGMLGHITNRILSYAKTPNQVLFFVICVMGVLSAFLINDTIALVATPIVIGLAKQMNVRPAPLLISLAFGVTLGSMMTPIGNPQNLLVSLHSGMEFPILTFLRYLILPTVASLFCTYYIVKKYYKKELAQATMPSITQSVVLDKSLAKKSSVLIIITVVGFFAIGITKMFGIQTGLNFAHVAILGGIVLLIIGNNRRRVVSGINWQILVFFAAMFVFVQGLADGGVIEVFQRLLPFDSSPDSPLSTINIIGTSVALSQLVSNVPFVAIYLPTLQDAGFTDTISWIALAAGSTIAGNLTILGAASTVIILEAAQKKNGTSFSFIEFFKIGSIVTATNVAILIFFLVLVR; encoded by the coding sequence GTGGACTATATCCCGACGCTGGCAGTATTTGGCATAGTGTATGGGCTGATAATTTTTAGAAACATTCGCGGAGTAAGCGTTCCAATTTGGGCAAGCATGTGTTTTGGCGCAATCGCAGTATTGGCAACAGGCAGCACTAGACTGGATGATTCCATATCTGCAATAAACGTCGATGTCATTTTGTTTCTTTTGGGGATGTTTGTACTTGTGTCAGGCCTAGAGTCATCTGGGATGCTAGGACACATTACAAATAGAATTTTGTCATACGCCAAAACCCCAAACCAGGTTCTATTTTTTGTGATTTGTGTAATGGGTGTGTTGTCGGCATTTTTGATAAATGACACCATTGCACTTGTTGCAACGCCAATTGTAATTGGCTTGGCAAAGCAGATGAATGTAAGGCCTGCACCGCTTTTGATTTCGCTGGCATTTGGCGTCACACTTGGAAGCATGATGACTCCGATTGGAAACCCGCAAAACCTGCTGGTGTCATTGCACAGTGGCATGGAGTTTCCAATATTGACATTTCTTAGATACTTGATCCTGCCGACAGTTGCATCACTTTTTTGCACGTACTATATTGTAAAAAAATACTACAAAAAGGAACTTGCGCAGGCAACAATGCCATCCATTACACAAAGTGTTGTCTTGGACAAATCCCTGGCAAAAAAATCATCTGTATTGATAATAATTACCGTGGTTGGATTTTTTGCAATAGGGATAACCAAGATGTTTGGCATACAGACAGGGCTGAACTTTGCGCATGTTGCAATACTTGGCGGCATTGTATTATTGATAATTGGAAACAACAGAAGACGGGTCGTTTCTGGGATAAACTGGCAGATATTGGTGTTTTTTGCAGCCATGTTTGTGTTTGTGCAGGGACTGGCCGATGGTGGCGTAATAGAAGTATTCCAGAGATTATTGCCATTTGATTCCTCGCCTGATTCGCCACTGTCCACAATCAACATAATTGGCACAAGCGTGGCACTCAGTCAGCTAGTCAGCAATGTTCCTTTTGTTGCGATTTATCTGCCAACACTGCAGGATGCTGGGTTTACAGATACCATATCCTGGATTGCACTTGCCGCAGGTAGTACAATAGCTGGAAACCTAACCATACTTGGGGCGGCGTCAACCGTAATAATACTAGAGGCTGCACAAAAAAAGAACGGCACTAGCTTTTCATTTATAGAATTTTTCAAAATAGGAAGCATTGTTACTGCGACAAATGTTGCAATTTTGATATTTTTCTTGGTCCTAGTCAGATAA
- a CDS encoding 50S ribosomal protein L15: MLTAQDRVWLKHWQENSPEIRKTAIEWRKQPAFHRIDKPSRIAKARRLGYKAKQGIVVIRTRVGTGGMRRQRPVAGRRQKHLGVTRIKADINMQGVAEQRTAEKYKNLKLLGSYFLYKDGFHYWFEIILADKAHPRIVKDKELRKRVIPA, translated from the coding sequence ATGCTTACCGCACAAGATCGAGTCTGGCTAAAACACTGGCAAGAAAACTCACCAGAGATAAGAAAGACCGCAATAGAGTGGAGAAAACAACCCGCATTCCACAGAATTGACAAGCCAAGCAGGATTGCAAAGGCAAGACGACTGGGCTACAAGGCAAAGCAAGGAATAGTAGTTATTCGCACTCGCGTCGGAACAGGCGGTATGAGGCGACAAAGACCAGTAGCAGGAAGAAGACAAAAACATCTTGGTGTCACCAGAATCAAGGCAGACATTAACATGCAGGGTGTGGCAGAGCAGAGAACAGCAGAAAAATACAAGAACCTAAAGTTGCTTGGCTCGTACTTTTTGTACAAGGATGGATTCCATTATTGGTTTGAAATTATCCTAGCAGACAAGGCACACCCAAGAATTGTCAAGGACAAAGAACTGCGAAAAAGAGTAATCCCTGCATAA
- a CDS encoding peroxiredoxin family protein → MSVQIGQKAPNFEVSKWVQGMPTNFDQEKDHIVLVEVFQVNCPGCFLYGIPEAINIYNKYKDQGVRVLGIATAFEDFDKNTVENLELLAKTGETVGETKKALAMYGKSSDGKIPYKIPFPLAMDNLVKTTGKPSPQIVMEFIKSQLPDFDVQPEEYRKQIIARVEQYMMSKEYSAGTFDKFQLRGTPSTILVDRKGILRDVSFGQSGHIESMIEQLLHEG, encoded by the coding sequence ATGTCAGTCCAGATAGGCCAAAAGGCGCCAAACTTTGAGGTCTCAAAGTGGGTTCAGGGAATGCCGACCAACTTTGATCAGGAAAAAGACCACATTGTCCTAGTAGAGGTATTTCAGGTAAACTGTCCTGGATGCTTTTTGTATGGAATTCCAGAGGCAATCAATATTTACAACAAGTACAAGGACCAAGGCGTGCGTGTCTTGGGAATTGCGACTGCGTTTGAGGATTTTGATAAAAACACCGTAGAAAACTTGGAGTTATTGGCAAAGACTGGAGAGACAGTAGGCGAGACAAAAAAGGCGCTTGCAATGTACGGCAAAAGCTCTGATGGTAAAATCCCCTACAAGATTCCGTTTCCGCTTGCAATGGACAACCTAGTCAAGACAACAGGCAAGCCGTCACCGCAAATAGTAATGGAGTTTATCAAGTCACAGCTGCCGGACTTTGATGTGCAGCCAGAAGAATACAGAAAGCAGATAATTGCGCGAGTAGAACAATACATGATGTCAAAGGAATATTCCGCAGGAACATTTGACAAGTTCCAGCTGCGTGGCACGCCATCTACAATTCTAGTTGACAGAAAGGGAATACTGCGTGATGTTTCGTTTGGCCAGTCAGGACACATCGAGTCCATGATTGAGCAATTATTGCATGAAGGCTAG
- a CDS encoding HEAT repeat domain-containing protein — protein MDIIPEKRLALFAEMEDRYEKKDVDYFVKLLDNDDYVVRTRATCILVDFGGEDKIPYIAKVLKNDENELVRHEAAFSLGQMGYRSAIPHLEDATSNDPSMFVRHEAAIALGVVGAKDAIPTLTRALSDPSPPVVESAIVALSNLQFMEKLSKNEKFAKLTGG, from the coding sequence ATGGATATAATCCCAGAAAAACGACTGGCACTTTTTGCAGAAATGGAAGACAGATATGAAAAAAAGGACGTCGACTATTTTGTAAAACTGCTGGACAATGACGATTATGTGGTCAGGACTAGGGCTACGTGCATCCTAGTAGACTTTGGCGGCGAGGACAAGATCCCATACATTGCCAAGGTTCTAAAAAACGATGAAAACGAGCTGGTCCGACACGAGGCCGCATTTTCTCTTGGGCAAATGGGGTATAGAAGCGCAATTCCTCACCTAGAGGATGCCACATCAAATGACCCAAGCATGTTTGTCAGACACGAGGCGGCAATTGCACTGGGAGTTGTGGGCGCCAAAGACGCAATTCCAACGTTAACCCGGGCACTATCGGATCCAAGCCCACCTGTCGTGGAGTCTGCAATAGTCGCGCTATCTAACCTACAATTCATGGAAAAGCTGTCCAAGAACGAAAAGTTTGCAAAACTGACCGGTGGCTAG
- a CDS encoding AAA family ATPase, producing MIKTIELGNFISHSETKLDFDDGVTVFVGHNGAGKSSIIDAITFALFGEHTRKSNKSLIRRGNTQAYAKVRFTSKNRTFEATRKIDSKGALAAQFVEIQGGQEILRSAGERKQFGESTTHEIETTLGLDFQKLKVASIVQQGELSSIIKAKPKEFKELLNAIIGIDKLDLASENLKIAQKSFRQTIYKKFGYDDTHIPLLEKEIEEKNLEIKNCEPQMLELQQKKESKAKELEVLQSKISLDSAKELILKQIEERKSEFAKYVKDAIISIQKTITEKERKIRDCQGCFEISGKKEELEAKLQSIKSQIEDSRRKITELETKKAVLLEHAELAKKLQLQDGKCPVCDSHVDRLKPVFQVEHIKEEQESIKLQIQALESKKSSLIQEEKETLEYSKKATAAKATLDAHSIQRPEQISILVQEVESQKAQIQKIPLVMTTSGLLEASEIDSHAKILYEKIAKMQQEIEGFDQAEFAKLKSGSESAKKELSRLDQEYGAVTQKITQATSRIDQIKSVLSELAHVKNYIAQLDEIQDNIYNRDGPVATSLRSWALSTISAKASEYLEMLNTKIHRITLAEKTRDISITCYSKNTIIDIDSLSGGEQVSVALSLRLGMAHLLGSSNLNFVILDEPTTHLDSERRRSLVRVLSQLTDVANANPIQFIIITHDAEIFEDSSVEKIYRFESSENGTQVALL from the coding sequence ATGATAAAGACAATAGAGCTTGGCAACTTTATCTCGCATTCGGAGACAAAGCTGGACTTTGATGACGGCGTGACTGTTTTTGTAGGACACAACGGTGCTGGAAAATCAAGCATAATTGACGCCATAACATTTGCATTGTTTGGCGAGCACACCCGCAAGTCAAACAAGAGCCTCATTAGGCGCGGAAATACGCAGGCATATGCCAAAGTCAGGTTTACCTCAAAGAACAGGACATTTGAGGCCACGCGCAAAATAGACTCCAAGGGCGCACTTGCCGCCCAGTTTGTCGAAATCCAGGGAGGCCAAGAAATACTGCGCTCTGCTGGTGAGCGCAAGCAGTTTGGTGAATCCACGACACATGAAATAGAAACCACACTAGGACTAGATTTTCAAAAGCTAAAGGTCGCATCAATTGTCCAGCAGGGCGAGCTGAGCTCTATTATCAAGGCAAAGCCAAAAGAGTTCAAGGAACTGCTCAACGCAATAATCGGAATCGACAAGCTTGACTTGGCGTCAGAGAATCTCAAAATAGCACAAAAATCATTTCGCCAGACAATTTACAAAAAATTCGGCTACGATGATACCCACATTCCACTATTAGAAAAAGAAATTGAAGAAAAAAATCTAGAGATAAAAAATTGCGAACCCCAGATGCTTGAATTGCAGCAAAAAAAAGAGTCCAAGGCCAAAGAACTGGAAGTGCTGCAAAGCAAAATCAGTCTTGATTCTGCCAAAGAATTGATACTAAAGCAAATAGAGGAGCGAAAATCGGAATTTGCAAAATACGTCAAAGATGCCATAATATCAATCCAAAAAACCATTACGGAAAAGGAGAGAAAGATTCGCGACTGCCAAGGCTGCTTTGAGATATCTGGCAAAAAAGAAGAACTGGAAGCAAAACTCCAGTCAATCAAGTCTCAAATCGAGGACTCGAGAAGAAAAATCACAGAGCTAGAAACTAAAAAGGCAGTCCTGCTAGAGCACGCAGAACTTGCAAAAAAACTCCAGCTCCAAGACGGCAAATGCCCTGTCTGCGACTCTCATGTGGACAGACTCAAGCCAGTCTTTCAAGTAGAACACATCAAAGAAGAACAAGAAAGCATCAAATTACAAATCCAGGCACTAGAATCAAAAAAATCAAGCCTAATTCAGGAAGAAAAAGAAACACTAGAGTACAGCAAAAAGGCGACAGCGGCAAAAGCAACACTTGACGCCCATTCCATACAGAGGCCAGAGCAGATCAGTATCCTGGTCCAAGAAGTAGAGTCACAAAAGGCGCAAATCCAGAAAATTCCACTTGTCATGACCACGTCTGGCTTGCTGGAAGCATCAGAGATTGACTCTCATGCAAAAATATTGTACGAAAAAATCGCAAAGATGCAACAAGAAATAGAAGGATTTGATCAGGCCGAATTTGCCAAGCTAAAATCAGGCTCAGAGTCGGCCAAAAAAGAACTCAGCAGGCTAGACCAGGAATACGGCGCAGTAACACAAAAAATAACACAGGCCACATCACGAATAGACCAAATCAAGTCAGTTCTGTCCGAGCTGGCACATGTCAAAAATTATATCGCACAACTAGACGAAATCCAGGATAACATCTACAATCGGGACGGCCCAGTTGCCACAAGCCTTCGATCATGGGCGCTATCAACAATATCCGCAAAGGCATCAGAATACCTAGAGATGCTAAACACAAAAATCCACAGGATAACACTTGCGGAAAAAACCAGAGACATTTCCATTACGTGTTATTCCAAAAATACTATAATTGACATTGATTCGCTTTCCGGTGGAGAACAGGTAAGTGTTGCATTATCGCTTCGACTTGGAATGGCGCACTTGCTAGGATCATCTAATCTGAACTTTGTCATATTGGACGAGCCGACAACACATCTGGATAGCGAGCGACGAAGATCCTTGGTGCGGGTTTTGTCTCAGCTGACCGACGTTGCAAACGCAAACCCAATCCAGTTCATCATAATAACGCACGATGCCGAAATCTTTGAGGATTCTTCAGTTGAGAAAATTTATCGATTCGAGTCCAGTGAAAACGGCACGCAGGTAGCCTTGCTCTAG
- a CDS encoding metallophosphoesterase family protein, with the protein MSFSHISDTHLGLTQYGLQEREDDVYSAFNESVDVSIKDHVDFVIFAGDIFHVPNPTGTAILQMANALKRLKQNNIDSFFVLGEHDISRIRSAPIPYVYHNLEFSRYVGQGTPFVYKDVLIAGFDKIRRGEMPQFLDRFSELDKVALHHPGHKILIMHQGIVEVNQFAGELASTDLPKNFTYYAMGHLHDKFLKQFSHLLGPIAYPGSIEMTTSEGIKETQKGFYIVDISTSEAKPNWIKLNTRPQLSEKVEFEKLSESVSKILEKISTLAKKPIVELKIHGKEIESEIIQTQIARLAPHALHYTWKILQEEGSNGTILLERPSSIDDELFRLASNYLGSNEKATFAIHELLPLLSANKVKEAEQAILEEFERFKK; encoded by the coding sequence ATGAGCTTTTCCCACATTTCAGATACGCATTTGGGCCTAACACAATACGGACTGCAAGAGCGAGAGGACGATGTCTATTCTGCGTTTAACGAATCAGTTGATGTCTCCATCAAGGACCATGTCGACTTTGTGATATTTGCAGGGGACATTTTCCATGTGCCAAACCCGACCGGCACTGCAATACTGCAGATGGCAAATGCGCTCAAGCGCCTCAAGCAAAACAACATTGACTCGTTTTTTGTGCTAGGCGAGCACGACATTTCTCGGATTCGCTCTGCGCCAATTCCGTACGTGTACCATAATTTGGAATTCTCAAGATATGTAGGCCAGGGCACACCCTTTGTATACAAGGACGTTCTGATTGCGGGCTTTGATAAGATCAGGCGGGGAGAAATGCCCCAGTTTTTGGACAGATTTTCCGAGCTTGACAAAGTCGCATTACATCATCCAGGCCACAAAATTCTGATAATGCACCAGGGAATTGTGGAGGTAAACCAGTTTGCAGGCGAGCTTGCATCAACGGATCTGCCAAAAAATTTCACATACTATGCCATGGGCCATCTCCACGATAAGTTCCTAAAGCAATTCTCACATCTGTTAGGACCAATCGCATACCCAGGGTCAATAGAAATGACAACAAGCGAGGGAATCAAGGAAACACAGAAAGGATTCTACATTGTTGACATTTCCACAAGCGAGGCAAAGCCAAACTGGATAAAACTCAATACGCGTCCGCAACTATCAGAAAAAGTCGAATTTGAAAAACTATCAGAATCAGTAAGCAAGATTTTAGAGAAAATTTCAACTCTTGCAAAAAAACCCATAGTGGAACTAAAAATCCACGGAAAAGAGATCGAGTCAGAGATAATCCAGACTCAGATTGCAAGACTGGCACCACACGCCTTACACTATACCTGGAAAATACTGCAAGAAGAGGGCTCCAATGGTACCATACTATTAGAGAGACCATCAAGCATTGACGACGAATTATTCAGGCTGGCATCAAACTATTTGGGATCAAATGAAAAGGCGACATTTGCAATACATGAACTGCTGCCATTGTTATCAGCAAACAAGGTAAAGGAAGCAGAGCAGGCAATCCTAGAGGAATTTGAGAGGTTCAAGAAATGA
- a CDS encoding ATP-binding protein has translation MTLGVVIGESKPTAVTAQTSRPLSVGEYVIIDSQDGKLLGLVERSFVTSAALTDIHNFDEAIESKEIADINSRDKSFTAKIGILGYLAQLQKSVVVLPAIPPIPGTGILSATKDDLGNIFAPQKDEWVRVGTLLRNSQIEAKINLNKIVSRHLGILAMTGMGKSNLVSLLAKQISTVNGTLIIFDYHNDYADLHIPEINVIEAKINPRLLDANTLSDVLEIRENADIQQRILRLAFTPDVKESQNFWDALDHNVEMIGANPERKDDRHSADRVRDKIDDARHRFADVLDPDIMDPLGLIKEGKINVLNISELSEKQANVALAYYFQELLTDRKSALLAKSAKAKSSHRYRFESPVFVIIEEAHVFIPKGEETHTKYWAAKIAREGRKFGLGLCIVSQRPRNIDPNVLSQMGSLAVMKIVQEDDQRQITAAAESISHDLINQLTSLNVGDAVFVGQWVNLPAIVHIEEVKDKPVGSDKNAISEWKSTKKFEKIATESTQKLIQKDLLLD, from the coding sequence ATGACGCTAGGAGTAGTAATTGGTGAGTCAAAGCCAACTGCAGTCACTGCGCAGACATCGCGTCCATTGTCAGTTGGGGAATATGTAATAATTGATTCACAAGATGGCAAGCTGCTTGGCCTAGTTGAAAGATCATTTGTAACTAGCGCGGCACTAACGGATATTCATAATTTTGATGAGGCAATAGAAAGCAAGGAAATCGCAGATATCAATTCACGTGACAAGAGTTTTACTGCAAAGATTGGAATCTTGGGATACTTGGCACAGTTGCAAAAAAGCGTCGTAGTGTTGCCTGCAATTCCTCCAATTCCCGGAACTGGAATCTTGTCTGCAACCAAGGATGATCTTGGAAATATTTTTGCCCCACAGAAAGATGAGTGGGTCAGAGTCGGCACGCTGCTTAGAAATTCACAAATTGAAGCTAAAATAAACTTGAACAAAATTGTGTCTCGCCATTTAGGAATTTTGGCAATGACTGGAATGGGAAAAAGTAATCTCGTGTCATTGCTAGCAAAGCAAATTTCCACAGTAAACGGGACTTTGATAATTTTTGACTATCACAATGACTATGCAGACCTGCACATCCCAGAAATCAATGTAATTGAGGCAAAAATAAATCCAAGACTATTGGATGCAAACACGCTTTCTGACGTTTTAGAAATTAGAGAAAATGCAGACATTCAGCAGAGAATTTTGAGGTTAGCATTTACTCCAGATGTCAAGGAATCTCAGAATTTTTGGGATGCACTAGACCATAATGTGGAAATGATTGGTGCAAATCCAGAGCGAAAGGACGACAGGCATTCTGCAGACAGGGTACGAGACAAAATAGACGATGCCAGGCACAGATTTGCCGATGTTTTGGACCCAGACATCATGGATCCACTGGGCCTCATAAAAGAAGGCAAGATAAACGTGCTAAACATCTCGGAGCTATCAGAAAAACAGGCAAACGTCGCACTAGCGTACTATTTCCAGGAATTGCTCACGGACAGAAAATCTGCATTGTTGGCAAAAAGCGCAAAGGCCAAGTCATCGCACAGGTACAGATTCGAGTCGCCAGTCTTTGTGATAATTGAGGAAGCACATGTGTTTATTCCAAAGGGGGAGGAGACCCATACGAAATACTGGGCTGCCAAGATTGCCCGAGAGGGACGCAAGTTCGGCCTAGGACTGTGCATAGTGTCACAACGACCCAGAAACATTGATCCAAATGTGCTATCACAGATGGGCTCACTTGCAGTAATGAAAATAGTCCAAGAAGACGACCAGCGCCAGATAACGGCGGCAGCCGAATCCATTTCTCATGATTTGATTAACCAGCTAACATCGCTGAATGTAGGCGATGCTGTGTTTGTGGGCCAGTGGGTGAACCTGCCCGCCATAGTTCACATAGAGGAGGTAAAGGACAAGCCAGTAGGTTCTGATAAAAACGCCATATCGGAATGGAAGTCTACAAAAAAATTCGAGAAGATCGCAACCGAGTCCACGCAAAAATTAATACAAAAAGATCTGCTGCTTGACTAG
- a CDS encoding V0D/AC39 family V-type ATPase subunit, producing MVTQSLQVYAGVKSYSLKGKLLTKKDLQTLSESRDLDELVTRLKNTTYNDSISKVTKPFSAQKIELALRDRQAELHHMMMQASGGSNVMFAYYLKFILRNLKIILKGKILGRPQSEIETSLSLHPEELIKERDIVLKALVAKDIEEAVSVLKAIGIGEEVEKAYLLYNEKKQIQVLDLYFDKSFYENLSRTVKSSGEFTLHSVCGMEIDFYNMMSILRGKFWNLDENQLQHIIVSNASSEAKEILTRMISADSIKNALNELLGTHYKDLVPQDEDDVIAKFERSFERKIYDTMNAQFVRIFGFSTVVAIVRLLDYEIRNLSSIAFGVEQNIPSQTVMDRLIVKDA from the coding sequence ATGGTTACACAGTCACTCCAAGTCTATGCTGGCGTAAAATCATACAGCCTAAAGGGCAAGCTTTTAACAAAAAAAGATCTACAAACACTATCAGAGTCTAGGGACCTAGACGAGCTGGTAACCCGGCTAAAAAACACCACATACAATGACTCCATATCAAAGGTAACAAAGCCATTTTCTGCGCAAAAAATAGAGCTTGCACTGCGAGACAGGCAGGCGGAGCTGCACCACATGATGATGCAGGCATCTGGTGGATCTAATGTAATGTTTGCATATTACCTGAAATTTATTTTGCGAAATCTGAAAATTATTTTAAAAGGAAAAATTCTTGGCAGGCCGCAAAGCGAAATAGAGACATCTCTGAGTCTGCATCCAGAAGAACTGATAAAAGAGCGCGACATTGTACTCAAGGCGCTGGTTGCAAAAGACATCGAAGAAGCAGTTAGTGTTCTAAAGGCAATCGGGATTGGTGAGGAGGTAGAAAAGGCATATTTGTTGTATAATGAGAAAAAGCAGATACAGGTGCTGGACTTGTATTTTGACAAGTCGTTTTATGAAAATCTCAGTAGGACCGTCAAGAGCTCAGGTGAGTTTACACTGCATTCGGTTTGTGGAATGGAGATTGACTTTTACAACATGATGAGCATTTTGCGGGGCAAGTTCTGGAATCTGGATGAAAACCAACTACAGCACATAATTGTCTCAAACGCATCAAGTGAGGCAAAGGAAATACTCACGCGGATGATTTCTGCAGATTCCATCAAAAATGCGCTAAATGAGCTTCTTGGGACTCACTACAAGGATCTAGTTCCGCAAGACGAGGACGATGTGATTGCAAAGTTTGAGCGCTCATTTGAGCGCAAAATCTACGACACCATGAATGCCCAGTTTGTGCGTATTTTCGGCTTTTCCACAGTAGTTGCAATAGTGCGACTCTTAGACTACGAGATAAGAAACCTTTCATCAATCGCATTTGGTGTAGAGCAAAACATTCCAAGTCAGACAGTAATGGACAGATTAATTGTAAAGGATGCCTAG
- a CDS encoding Lrp/AsnC ligand binding domain-containing protein, producing MAKAYVLITCESGSEDYVLSSLRSIDSVKMATGVFGTYDILSKLEASSEDLLKDIITKKIRKLPRIRATYTLMADGKNTIAKKIDGKDVLDTYMSYAYILLDCEKGKEVDTMQNLSKIAEVIDGDVLFTSQIICNVVAPTYNEISDIVTKKIRKLAGIKGTTTLNVINHKPRSF from the coding sequence TTGGCAAAAGCATACGTCCTAATAACGTGCGAGAGCGGCTCTGAAGACTATGTCCTGTCTTCCCTGAGATCAATTGACTCTGTCAAGATGGCAACAGGAGTGTTTGGCACATATGATATTCTAAGCAAGCTGGAGGCAAGCTCCGAAGATTTACTAAAAGACATTATAACAAAAAAGATTCGCAAGCTTCCAAGAATTAGGGCAACATACACTCTGATGGCGGACGGCAAAAACACTATTGCCAAAAAGATTGACGGCAAGGATGTTTTGGATACCTACATGTCTTATGCATACATTTTGCTTGACTGCGAAAAGGGAAAAGAAGTCGACACCATGCAAAACCTGAGCAAAATTGCCGAGGTGATCGACGGTGACGTCCTCTTCACATCGCAGATTATTTGCAATGTAGTGGCGCCGACATACAATGAAATCTCAGATATTGTGACAAAAAAGATTCGAAAGCTAGCTGGAATTAAAGGAACGACTACGCTAAATGTGATTAATCACAAACCAAGATCATTCTAA